From one Butyricimonas faecihominis genomic stretch:
- a CDS encoding endonuclease/exonuclease/phosphatase family protein, whose protein sequence is MKKRIIFLGCIMGIITLLSSCSSSQNLSMLQFNIWQEGSMIPGGFDAIADEIARLEPDFIMLSEVRNYRDTRFCDRIVNALKERGKTYYSFYSYDSGLLSKHPITDSSTIFPIQDDHGTIYKMKTTVGKQVCAVYTAHLDYLNDTYYEVRGYDGNNWHKMDAPLTDVPTILERNNLSLRDDAIRAFIKDAQKEIEEGNWIFLGGDFNEPSHLDWIETTKDSADHHGVVVPWPVTTLLHEAGFKDSYREKYPNPVTHPGYTYPSDNLALPPSKITWTPDADERDRIDYIFYYPRKGLHLKDAAILGPKTSIRKSQRVTESGQDVFIKPLGVWPTDHKAVWVNFRMK, encoded by the coding sequence ATGAAAAAGAGAATAATATTTCTAGGGTGCATCATGGGAATAATCACTTTATTGTCAAGCTGTTCTTCATCCCAAAACCTTAGTATGTTACAGTTTAACATCTGGCAGGAAGGCTCTATGATTCCGGGCGGTTTTGACGCTATTGCTGATGAAATAGCCCGTTTGGAACCCGATTTTATCATGCTGAGTGAAGTCCGGAATTACCGGGATACCCGCTTTTGTGACCGTATCGTGAATGCCTTGAAAGAAAGGGGTAAAACGTATTATTCTTTTTATAGTTATGATTCAGGATTGCTTAGTAAACATCCTATAACAGACAGTAGTACGATATTCCCGATTCAAGATGATCACGGAACTATTTATAAAATGAAAACTACCGTGGGAAAACAAGTTTGTGCTGTTTATACCGCTCATTTAGACTATCTGAATGACACGTATTATGAAGTACGGGGTTATGACGGTAACAATTGGCACAAAATGGATGCACCTTTGACTGATGTTCCGACTATTTTGGAGCGTAACAACCTTTCATTACGCGATGATGCCATCCGTGCTTTTATCAAAGATGCTCAAAAAGAAATTGAAGAAGGAAATTGGATCTTTTTAGGGGGTGATTTTAACGAGCCTTCTCACCTCGATTGGATTGAAACGACTAAAGATAGTGCCGACCATCATGGAGTTGTGGTTCCTTGGCCGGTAACCACCCTACTCCATGAAGCTGGCTTTAAAGATTCTTATCGTGAAAAATACCCCAATCCCGTTACACATCCCGGCTATACTTACCCGTCGGATAATCTCGCTTTGCCTCCAAGTAAGATCACTTGGACTCCCGATGCCGATGAGCGCGATCGTATTGATTACATCTTCTATTATCCTCGTAAAGGACTACATCTAAAAGATGCAGCGATTCTCGGCCCCAAGACCAGTATTCGCAAGAGTCAACGTGTGACTGAATCCGGACAAGATGTTTTCATCAAACCCCTAGGTGTATGGCCAACAGATCACAAAGCCGTGTGGGTTAATTTCCGGATGAAATAG
- a CDS encoding nitroreductase family protein translates to MERKFKEALAHRRSYYALSNKSLVSNEEIEEIVKFAVKNIPSAFNSQSTRVVLLLGDQHTKLWNIVKDTLREIVSAEAFKSTENKIDKSFASGYGTVLFFEERMIVEGLQKSFPTYQDRFPVWSQHTSAMHQLAVWTMLEDAGFGASLQHYNPLIDEAVTKEWQLPETWELIAQMPFGAPLQEPGAKEFNPIEERVRIFK, encoded by the coding sequence ATGGAAAGAAAATTTAAAGAAGCTTTGGCACATAGGAGAAGTTATTATGCTCTCTCGAATAAATCACTTGTTTCTAACGAAGAGATAGAGGAAATCGTAAAATTTGCCGTTAAAAATATACCGTCAGCATTTAATTCTCAATCAACGAGAGTGGTGCTTTTATTAGGTGATCAACATACGAAACTGTGGAATATCGTAAAAGATACGTTGCGGGAAATAGTTTCCGCAGAGGCTTTCAAATCGACTGAAAACAAAATTGATAAATCCTTTGCATCCGGTTACGGTACGGTGCTTTTCTTTGAAGAGCGGATGATCGTGGAAGGCCTGCAAAAATCATTTCCGACTTATCAGGATAGATTCCCGGTATGGTCACAGCACACTTCGGCAATGCACCAACTGGCGGTGTGGACCATGTTGGAAGATGCCGGGTTCGGAGCTTCATTACAGCATTATAATCCATTGATTGATGAAGCGGTAACTAAGGAATGGCAACTACCGGAAACTTGGGAATTAATCGCCCAGATGCCTTTCGGTGCGCCTTTACAAGAACCCGGGGCTAAAGAGTTTAACCCGATAGAGGAAAGAGTGCGTATTTTTAAATAA
- the ftcD gene encoding glutamate formimidoyltransferase has protein sequence MKKLIECVPNFSEGNDMHIIDQITAEIKAVEGVSLIDVDPGKATNRTVVTMVGTPEEVCEAAFRAVKKASELIDMKKHKGAHPRFGATDVCPLVPVSNITMEETVEYARALAKRIGEELNIPVYCYESAAFTPERRNLATCRAGEYEALGERLSSEQWHPDFGPRELNEWTAKTGATAVGARNFLVAYNVNLNTTSTRRANAIAFDVRERGRAKREGNPITGKIVKDEKGKNVMIPGTLKSVKAIGWFIEEYGIAQISMNLTDISVTSVHEAFDEVCRKAQDRGIRVTGSELVGVIPLKAMLDAGRYFLRKQQRSTGVSDKELIKIAVKSLGLDELYPFEPRKKIIEYILEDEMNQGKKFLIDMNLHEFADETASESPAPGGGSISAYMGALASSLATMVANLSSHKRGWDERWEEFSNWAERGKAYQVELIKMVDEDTNAFNRIMDAFGLPKKTDEEKAARHQAIQDATKFATEVPFKTMMLCYECMEVVKAMAEIGNPNSVTDAGVGALAARSGVIGAFLNVKINAAGLDDKEYANDIISRGEKVVEMAKQMETDILNIVNSKI, from the coding sequence ATGAAAAAATTAATCGAATGCGTTCCGAATTTCAGTGAAGGGAACGATATGCACATTATAGATCAGATTACAGCAGAAATTAAGGCTGTTGAAGGAGTTAGTCTCATTGACGTGGACCCGGGAAAAGCAACGAACCGTACGGTTGTTACCATGGTAGGTACTCCGGAAGAAGTATGTGAAGCCGCTTTCCGTGCCGTTAAAAAAGCATCCGAGTTGATCGATATGAAAAAACACAAGGGAGCGCATCCCCGTTTCGGAGCTACAGACGTTTGTCCTTTGGTTCCGGTATCAAACATCACGATGGAAGAAACCGTGGAATACGCACGTGCTTTGGCAAAACGTATCGGTGAAGAATTGAACATCCCGGTATATTGCTACGAGAGTGCAGCCTTCACCCCGGAAAGAAGAAATTTGGCTACTTGCCGTGCCGGAGAATATGAGGCTCTTGGAGAGCGTTTAAGCAGTGAACAATGGCATCCCGATTTCGGTCCCCGTGAGTTGAACGAGTGGACGGCTAAAACCGGAGCTACGGCTGTTGGAGCCCGAAACTTCTTGGTGGCTTACAACGTGAACTTAAATACCACCTCTACCCGTCGTGCCAATGCGATCGCTTTTGACGTACGTGAAAGAGGAAGAGCTAAGAGAGAAGGAAATCCTATTACCGGTAAGATCGTGAAAGACGAGAAAGGTAAAAATGTGATGATCCCGGGAACCTTGAAGTCTGTGAAGGCTATTGGTTGGTTTATCGAAGAGTATGGAATTGCTCAGATCTCCATGAACTTGACGGATATTTCCGTGACTTCCGTACACGAGGCTTTCGACGAAGTATGCCGTAAAGCACAGGATCGCGGTATTCGTGTAACCGGTTCCGAGTTAGTGGGTGTAATTCCATTAAAAGCCATGTTGGATGCCGGACGTTATTTCTTGCGTAAACAACAACGCTCTACCGGGGTATCGGATAAAGAATTGATCAAGATTGCCGTGAAATCTTTAGGTTTGGATGAATTGTATCCATTCGAACCCAGAAAGAAAATCATCGAGTATATTCTGGAAGATGAGATGAATCAAGGAAAGAAATTCTTGATCGATATGAATCTTCATGAATTTGCTGATGAAACAGCATCAGAATCTCCGGCTCCCGGTGGTGGTTCCATTTCAGCATACATGGGAGCTCTTGCTTCTTCACTGGCCACGATGGTTGCCAACTTGTCTTCTCACAAACGCGGTTGGGATGAGCGTTGGGAAGAATTCAGTAATTGGGCTGAAAGAGGAAAAGCTTATCAAGTTGAATTAATCAAAATGGTTGACGAGGATACTAACGCTTTCAATCGTATCATGGATGCCTTCGGATTACCGAAGAAAACAGACGAAGAAAAAGCTGCACGTCACCAAGCAATTCAAGATGCAACCAAGTTTGCTACCGAAGTACCGTTCAAAACGATGATGCTTTGCTACGAATGTATGGAAGTGGTGAAAGCCATGGCAGAGATCGGTAACCCGAATTCTGTAACTGATGCCGGAGTTGGTGCTTTGGCCGCTCGTTCCGGAGTAATCGGCGCTTTCTTGAACGTGAAGATCAATGCTGCCGGATTGGATGATAAAGAATATGCTAACGATATTATTTCCAGAGGTGAAAAAGTGGTTGAAATGGCCAAACAAATGGAAACGGATATTTTGAATATCGTGAATTCAAAAATCTAA
- a CDS encoding sensor histidine kinase produces the protein MSNLIDNHVPDFLLSPRFKFVRHFLLLLTLACITISIFANQSGELVLTWERFYGWVFYFLLTSVIIYFNLYVLAPRFLIKGRLLKYLVSMLLLTSFSLVCIAILQISVQEVSANYEDGNPYIILNMITSIISFGLLIFGTSALLLFKYWIGYSQRIDELASSTLQSELKFLKKQINPHFLFNMLNNANVLIKKNPEEASRVLFKLEDMLRYQINDSAKEQVLLSSEIHFLNDFLNLEKVRRDKFEYVISKEGDISEVWLPPLLFIPFVENTVKHNVDSENSSYVYLGFKVWDKQLEFQCINSKPKIALRKNEVGGLGLKNIKRRLELLFPERYTLEIEESEISYTVYLHLIL, from the coding sequence ATGAGTAATTTGATTGATAATCACGTTCCGGATTTCCTGTTATCTCCACGTTTTAAGTTCGTGAGACATTTTCTGTTGCTATTAACTCTTGCCTGTATCACAATTAGTATATTTGCCAATCAATCAGGAGAGTTAGTGTTGACTTGGGAACGTTTTTACGGGTGGGTATTTTATTTTTTGCTCACCAGTGTGATCATTTATTTTAATCTATATGTGTTAGCCCCTCGTTTTTTAATAAAGGGCCGCTTGTTGAAGTATTTGGTATCTATGTTATTGCTGACATCATTTTCGCTTGTATGTATCGCAATTTTACAAATAAGCGTTCAAGAGGTTAGTGCGAATTACGAGGATGGAAATCCATATATCATATTAAACATGATCACGTCAATCATCTCGTTTGGATTACTAATATTCGGAACGTCGGCTTTGCTACTATTTAAATACTGGATCGGTTACAGTCAACGAATAGACGAACTGGCCTCTTCGACATTACAATCCGAATTGAAATTTCTTAAGAAACAAATTAACCCGCATTTTCTGTTCAATATGCTGAATAATGCTAACGTGCTGATCAAGAAAAATCCGGAAGAGGCCTCCCGGGTGCTTTTCAAGCTTGAAGATATGTTGCGTTACCAAATTAACGACAGCGCGAAAGAACAGGTGTTATTGAGTTCTGAGATCCATTTCTTGAATGACTTTCTGAATCTGGAGAAGGTTCGACGGGATAAATTCGAGTATGTCATTTCCAAAGAAGGAGATATTAGTGAGGTGTGGTTGCCACCATTATTGTTTATTCCTTTCGTGGAGAATACCGTGAAACATAATGTGGATAGCGAGAATTCATCGTATGTCTATCTCGGTTTCAAGGTCTGGGATAAACAACTGGAATTTCAATGTATAAATTCAAAGCCTAAAATCGCTTTACGGAAAAATGAAGTGGGAGGGTTGGGACTCAAGAATATAAAGCGCAGGTTGGAATTGCTGTTTCCGGAACGTTACACGTTGGAGATAGAAGAAAGTGAAATAAGTTATACCGTATATTTACATTTGATATTATGA
- a CDS encoding AAA family ATPase — MAKEINPFIVTGKIAPEYFCDRVQESARLIKSLTNGNNMVIISPRRMGKTGLIRFCYEKPEIKGHYYTFFIDILHTSSLREFTYILGKEIFETLAPNSKKMVRLFMQTLKSISGKFGFDPLTNLPTFNLELGDIERPEYTLEEIFKYLMSADKPCIVAIDEFQQIGKYPEKNIEALLRTHIQKIENSHFIFAGSERSMMQAMFLSSARPFYRSSDVMELDAIDKDIYVAFISEHFERRDRRVSTENAGKVYDLFRGHTFYIQKTFNESFADTLMGGECTLDIIRNAIHSMIDYNDTIFREILSNIPEKQKELLYAIAKEGEAVQILSASFIKRHSLASASSVQTATKKLLEKDIITEINKVYSVTDKLFAMWINRLYGENKVLL; from the coding sequence ATGGCAAAAGAGATTAATCCTTTTATTGTTACAGGTAAGATTGCCCCAGAGTATTTTTGCGATCGGGTACAGGAATCGGCTCGACTTATCAAATCCTTGACGAATGGTAATAATATGGTAATCATTTCACCTCGTCGTATGGGGAAGACTGGGTTAATTCGATTCTGTTATGAAAAACCGGAAATTAAAGGACACTATTACACTTTCTTTATTGATATTCTCCATACATCGAGTTTAAGGGAATTTACTTATATTCTTGGGAAGGAAATATTTGAAACTTTAGCACCTAATAGCAAGAAGATGGTTAGACTTTTCATGCAAACACTAAAGTCTATCAGTGGAAAGTTCGGTTTTGATCCTCTGACTAATTTACCTACATTTAACCTTGAATTAGGTGACATTGAACGCCCGGAATATACCCTAGAGGAGATATTCAAATATCTCATGTCTGCAGATAAACCCTGTATTGTTGCCATTGACGAATTTCAACAGATTGGCAAATATCCCGAAAAGAACATTGAGGCATTGCTAAGAACTCATATCCAAAAAATCGAGAATAGTCATTTCATTTTTGCCGGCAGTGAACGTAGTATGATGCAGGCTATGTTTCTCTCTTCGGCTCGTCCGTTTTATCGTAGCTCGGATGTTATGGAGTTGGATGCTATTGATAAAGATATTTACGTGGCATTTATCTCGGAACATTTTGAACGTCGGGATCGCCGAGTCAGTACAGAAAATGCAGGGAAAGTCTATGACTTATTTAGAGGACATACATTCTATATTCAAAAGACATTCAATGAGTCGTTTGCGGATACCCTCATGGGGGGCGAGTGTACACTGGATATTATTCGCAATGCAATCCATTCGATGATCGATTATAATGACACGATATTTCGCGAAATTTTGTCTAATATTCCAGAGAAACAAAAAGAATTGTTGTATGCGATAGCCAAAGAAGGTGAGGCTGTACAAATCCTTTCAGCTAGTTTTATTAAGCGACATAGTTTAGCCTCGGCTAGTTCCGTTCAAACTGCAACAAAAAAGTTATTGGAAAAAGACATTATTACAGAAATAAACAAAGTCTATTCTGTTACAGATAAACTTTTCGCCATGTGGATAAATAGGTTGTACGGAGAGAATAAAGTATTATTGTGA
- a CDS encoding carboxypeptidase-like regulatory domain-containing protein, translating into MDMNKTEIITEVSRMTSVSVADCEKVLDAFEEVLGGELNRKGWKNGIFDVIFKIMSKIKSKKRVIGIYFFLFMLSVNVWGQKEGRVLTQSVRGRVIDAASGYPVAYVSVYLMGKTEIGGVTDSLGRFVIKNVPIGRHDIQVSFVGYEPTIFREILVTSSKEVYLTIPLKESIKELDEVMVRPQLNKEQPLNKMVTTGARMLSVEEASRYAGGMDDPARLVSSFAGISPSMSTNGISIHGNAPHLLQWKLEDVEIPNPNHFADLSILGGGILSGLSSLVLGNSDFFTGAFPAEYDNAVSGVFDMKLRNGNNQKIENTFQIGLLGIDFASEGPLTRKHNSSYIFNYRYSTTGLLGDIGAVDIDGTLDYQDLNFKLSLPTRKAGVFSIWGTALIDKSKGDFEENTDKWESIGDMMKSSTKQYMGAGGISHRYFFNNETQLKTTLAVTYFKHEGTMTSYDWNLNSAPFLDLNRSNTNLIFTTAITRKFSAKFTNKTGITYTKMYYDMDMDLAPHQMHPMELISQGKGNTDLISGYTSSSIGISEQVTLNVGVNAQVLTLNNSWALEPRAGIKWQFSPKSSFALAYGVHSRMEKMDVYFVKTQGTGDRSVNKDLGFTRAHHVMLSYGFKISDNMNMKIEPYFQQLYDVPVIADSSYSVLNRRDFYVENALVNRGKGRNIGVDITLERYLNKGLYYMVTASIFDSKYYGGDRKWRNTLYNRNFIVNVLGGKEWMVGRDRQNMFSVNFKITLQGGDRYAPVDEVATLLDPDREVQYDETKAFSKQFSPMFITNFSVGYKINRKKVSHEFSIKSLNTTGCEEYYGHEYNFKTDKIKPIRGATSLPNVSYKLEF; encoded by the coding sequence TTGGATATGAATAAGACGGAAATAATAACAGAAGTATCACGAATGACAAGTGTAAGTGTGGCAGACTGCGAGAAGGTTTTAGATGCCTTTGAAGAAGTTTTAGGGGGAGAACTGAACCGTAAAGGATGGAAAAACGGAATTTTTGACGTGATTTTCAAAATCATGAGCAAGATTAAAAGCAAGAAAAGAGTCATCGGTATATATTTTTTCCTTTTCATGTTATCCGTGAATGTATGGGGACAGAAAGAGGGTAGAGTTTTAACCCAGAGTGTACGGGGACGGGTGATTGATGCGGCATCGGGTTATCCGGTGGCTTACGTTTCCGTGTATCTCATGGGAAAAACGGAGATCGGTGGAGTAACGGATTCCCTAGGCCGTTTTGTCATCAAGAATGTCCCGATCGGGCGACACGATATACAGGTTTCTTTCGTGGGATACGAACCAACTATTTTCCGGGAGATACTGGTAACTTCCTCGAAAGAAGTCTATTTGACCATTCCATTGAAAGAAAGCATCAAAGAACTGGATGAAGTGATGGTCCGACCTCAATTGAATAAAGAGCAACCATTAAACAAGATGGTTACCACAGGAGCCCGGATGCTCAGCGTGGAAGAGGCAAGTCGATATGCTGGGGGAATGGATGATCCGGCCCGTTTGGTAAGTTCCTTTGCCGGGATTTCTCCCAGTATGTCTACGAATGGAATATCCATTCACGGAAATGCCCCGCATTTATTGCAATGGAAACTGGAAGACGTGGAAATTCCGAATCCCAATCACTTTGCGGATTTGTCCATTCTTGGTGGGGGAATTTTATCCGGGTTAAGTAGTCTCGTACTGGGTAATTCGGATTTCTTTACCGGAGCTTTTCCCGCAGAGTACGATAATGCCGTGTCGGGAGTCTTTGATATGAAATTACGTAACGGGAATAACCAAAAGATCGAGAACACGTTTCAGATCGGCTTATTAGGGATTGATTTTGCCTCGGAGGGACCTTTGACCCGAAAACACAATTCTTCTTACATTTTCAATTATCGTTATTCCACCACGGGATTGCTGGGAGACATCGGGGCTGTTGATATTGACGGGACTTTGGATTATCAGGATTTGAATTTCAAATTGAGTCTGCCGACACGTAAAGCGGGTGTCTTCTCGATTTGGGGAACAGCCTTGATAGACAAGTCAAAAGGAGATTTTGAGGAAAACACGGATAAGTGGGAATCGATTGGTGATATGATGAAATCCAGTACCAAACAATACATGGGAGCCGGTGGTATCAGTCACCGCTATTTCTTTAACAACGAGACACAACTGAAAACGACGTTAGCGGTTACCTACTTCAAACACGAGGGGACGATGACAAGTTATGACTGGAATTTGAATTCGGCACCTTTTCTTGATTTAAATCGGAGTAACACAAACTTGATATTCACCACTGCTATTACCCGGAAATTCAGTGCCAAGTTCACGAATAAAACAGGGATAACTTACACGAAGATGTATTACGATATGGACATGGATCTGGCCCCCCATCAAATGCATCCCATGGAATTAATCTCCCAAGGTAAGGGAAACACAGATTTAATATCCGGTTACACGAGTTCATCCATTGGCATAAGCGAACAGGTCACTTTAAACGTGGGAGTTAACGCACAAGTCCTGACACTGAATAATAGCTGGGCACTGGAACCCCGGGCCGGGATTAAATGGCAATTTTCACCAAAGAGTTCTTTTGCCCTCGCTTACGGGGTACATAGCCGGATGGAAAAAATGGACGTTTATTTCGTGAAAACACAAGGTACGGGTGATCGTTCCGTGAATAAAGACTTGGGATTCACTAGGGCGCATCACGTGATGTTATCGTATGGTTTCAAAATATCGGATAACATGAATATGAAAATAGAACCTTATTTCCAACAATTATATGATGTACCCGTTATTGCCGATAGTTCTTATTCCGTGCTGAATAGACGAGATTTTTACGTGGAGAACGCTCTGGTCAACCGGGGAAAAGGACGTAATATCGGGGTAGACATCACGCTAGAACGCTATTTAAACAAGGGACTTTATTATATGGTGACGGCATCCATTTTTGATTCAAAATATTATGGGGGAGACCGGAAATGGCGTAACACGTTGTATAATCGGAATTTTATTGTCAACGTGTTGGGTGGCAAGGAATGGATGGTCGGGCGTGACAGGCAAAATATGTTCAGTGTGAACTTTAAAATAACCTTGCAAGGGGGAGATCGCTATGCCCCCGTGGATGAAGTAGCCACGTTACTCGATCCGGACCGGGAAGTGCAATATGATGAAACAAAGGCTTTTTCCAAACAATTCTCACCGATGTTTATCACGAATTTCTCCGTGGGGTATAAAATCAACCGGAAGAAGGTGTCTCACGAATTTTCGATCAAGTCCTTGAATACGACGGGATGCGAAGAATATTACGGGCATGAGTATAATTTTAAGACCGATAAGATAAAACCCATCCGTGGAGCCACCTCTTTGCCGAATGTCAGTTATAAATTAGAATTTTAA
- a CDS encoding LytR/AlgR family response regulator transcription factor, whose product MNCIIVDDEPLAREAIEILVKDTSQLNLTGMFNNAIGASKFMEENPVDLIFLDIQMSGITGIEFAHNISKRTLVIFTTAYTEYALDSYEVDAIDYLIKPVDPERFHKAVNKAIAYHSLLLKEEKENIEAGNTEYFFVKSERRYFKINYKDILFIEGLKDYVIIQLDEQRVITRMNLKNIFDLLPKHDFLRVNKSYIVNTKHIDSFDNNDIFIKTHEIAIGNTYRDAFFEAFMRMG is encoded by the coding sequence ATGAATTGTATTATTGTTGATGATGAGCCGTTAGCCCGTGAGGCGATAGAAATACTAGTAAAAGATACCAGTCAACTAAATCTGACGGGTATGTTTAATAATGCTATCGGAGCGTCAAAGTTCATGGAAGAGAATCCAGTAGACTTGATCTTTTTGGATATTCAGATGTCGGGAATCACGGGTATCGAGTTCGCTCACAATATATCCAAGAGAACGTTGGTCATTTTCACCACGGCTTACACGGAATACGCTTTGGATAGTTACGAGGTAGACGCTATCGACTATTTAATTAAACCGGTTGACCCGGAACGCTTTCACAAGGCAGTTAACAAGGCAATTGCTTACCATTCTTTATTATTAAAAGAAGAGAAAGAAAATATCGAGGCAGGTAACACGGAATACTTCTTCGTAAAGTCTGAAAGACGCTACTTTAAAATAAATTACAAGGATATTCTATTCATCGAGGGACTGAAAGATTACGTGATCATCCAATTGGATGAACAACGGGTGATTACCCGAATGAATCTAAAGAATATATTTGATTTATTACCCAAGCATGATTTTTTACGAGTCAATAAGTCCTATATCGTAAATACCAAGCATATAGATTCCTTTGACAACAACGATATTTTCATTAAAACACATGAAATAGCTATTGGAAACACCTATCGGGATGCCTTTTTCGAGGCGTTTATGAGGATGGGGTAG
- a CDS encoding sensor histidine kinase, translating to MIFGTVLVLLWIQTIIEDTARIWLGQRAGNILEPVFILNYISSFATVTLCMLGGSITIVLKHWMTENNRVNQLERIHVQSEVEQLKAQVNPLLLFNVLNRTAVLAKSEPKEASGMLLELSQILRYQLYDCSRKAVLLKAEIDFLTNYLALEQVYSHRFQYMVSAEGEVHRIFVSPLLFLPFVQQAVIQIYSQPVFGSIDLNFHVNGNEIQFVCSFDNGNLLHPDDFSKIRQRLELLYGNDYTLSVAKRTIMLKLKIQKP from the coding sequence ATGATATTTGGTACCGTGCTGGTGCTTTTATGGATACAGACAATCATTGAAGATACGGCACGAATTTGGTTGGGACAGCGTGCGGGAAACATCTTGGAACCGGTATTCATCTTAAATTATATCTCCTCTTTTGCCACTGTAACTTTGTGTATGCTGGGAGGCTCGATCACGATCGTGTTAAAACATTGGATGACAGAAAATAACCGGGTAAACCAACTGGAAAGAATTCATGTGCAGTCGGAAGTGGAGCAATTGAAAGCCCAAGTCAATCCTCTGTTACTTTTTAATGTACTTAATCGTACTGCAGTTTTGGCAAAAAGTGAACCGAAGGAGGCATCCGGGATGTTATTGGAGTTAAGCCAGATTCTGAGATACCAGCTCTATGATTGTAGCCGGAAAGCGGTGTTATTAAAGGCTGAAATAGATTTTTTGACAAACTATCTCGCTTTGGAACAGGTGTATTCCCATCGTTTTCAATACATGGTTTCAGCCGAAGGGGAGGTGCATCGGATATTTGTCTCTCCCTTGTTGTTCCTTCCTTTCGTGCAACAAGCCGTGATTCAGATATACAGTCAGCCTGTATTTGGCTCGATTGATCTAAATTTTCATGTGAATGGGAATGAGATTCAATTTGTTTGCTCTTTTGATAATGGGAATTTACTGCATCCGGATGACTTTTCGAAAATCAGGCAGAGATTGGAATTGTTATATGGGAACGATTATACCTTATCTGTTGCTAAAAGGACAATTATGTTGAAACTTAAAATACAGAAACCATGA
- the hutI gene encoding imidazolonepropionase — MKTLIINIKQLVQVEEEPRKWVAGADMAKLGIIDDAYLLINEDKIEAFGKMSELNQDTIYEGTDTVKEIDAKGRLVLPAYCDSHTHIVYAGSREIEYIDKIKGLSYEEIAQRGGGILNSAERIRKASEEELFDSAYARLQEIASLGTGAVEIKSGYGLDTASELKMLRVIKRLSEETPLTIKSTFLGAHAVPVEYKGRQTEYVDLIINEMIPAVAAEDLADYIDVFCDKGFFTVEDTDRMLNAGMKYGLRAKIHANELDYSGGIQVGVKYNALSVDHLEYVGDEEIAALKGSETMPTVLPGAAFFLNMPYSPVRKMINAGLPVALASDFNPGSSPSGNMKFVMSLGCVNYKMLPEEVINATTINSAYAMGVEEELGSIAVGKKANFYITTPITGIEYLPYAYGTDLVEAVFLNGEQI, encoded by the coding sequence ATGAAAACATTAATTATAAACATAAAGCAACTTGTTCAGGTTGAGGAAGAACCACGTAAATGGGTTGCGGGTGCCGACATGGCAAAACTGGGTATCATTGACGATGCCTACCTTCTGATTAACGAGGATAAAATAGAGGCTTTCGGTAAAATGAGTGAATTGAATCAAGATACGATTTACGAGGGCACGGACACGGTGAAGGAAATAGATGCCAAAGGACGTTTGGTTCTCCCCGCCTACTGTGATTCCCACACGCATATCGTTTATGCCGGGAGCCGGGAAATAGAATATATTGATAAAATCAAAGGTTTATCATACGAGGAGATTGCCCAAAGAGGTGGTGGCATTTTGAATTCAGCCGAACGTATCCGGAAGGCATCGGAGGAAGAGTTATTTGATTCAGCTTATGCCCGTTTGCAAGAGATCGCCTCTCTTGGAACCGGAGCCGTGGAAATCAAGAGTGGTTACGGTTTGGACACGGCGAGTGAACTCAAAATGTTGCGTGTGATTAAAAGACTGAGCGAGGAAACACCTTTAACCATAAAGTCCACCTTCTTGGGTGCTCACGCTGTTCCGGTGGAATACAAGGGACGGCAGACGGAATACGTGGATTTAATCATTAATGAAATGATTCCGGCTGTTGCCGCCGAGGATTTGGCTGATTATATCGACGTGTTCTGCGATAAAGGATTCTTCACGGTGGAAGACACGGACAGGATGTTAAATGCCGGAATGAAATACGGATTGCGTGCGAAGATACATGCTAACGAACTGGATTATTCGGGTGGTATTCAAGTCGGGGTAAAATATAATGCCTTATCCGTGGATCATCTTGAATATGTCGGGGATGAAGAAATCGCTGCATTAAAAGGTAGTGAAACCATGCCAACCGTGTTACCGGGAGCTGCATTCTTTTTGAATATGCCTTACTCTCCGGTTCGTAAAATGATTAATGCCGGACTTCCTGTTGCTTTGGCTTCGGATTTTAATCCCGGCTCCTCTCCTTCCGGAAACATGAAGTTCGTGATGTCTCTCGGGTGCGTGAATTATAAAATGCTGCCGGAAGAGGTGATTAACGCAACGACCATCAACTCAGCATACGCTATGGGTGTAGAAGAAGAGCTGGGTAGTATCGCCGTGGGTAAAAAAGCGAATTTCTATATCACGACTCCGATTACTGGAATAGAGTATCTTCCATACGCTTACGGGACGGATTTAGTTGAAGCGGTATTCTTAAACGGAGAACAAATTTAA